In the genome of Myxococcus stipitatus, one region contains:
- a CDS encoding HPr family phosphocarrier protein: MATVAEGTYEIINELGLHARAAAQMVKVANRFKSDVLIEAQGQRANAKSIMGVLMLAAAKGVQVKLTCKGDDAQACLEELAKLIGDRFGESK; this comes from the coding sequence ATGGCAACGGTGGCCGAAGGAACATACGAGATCATCAACGAGCTGGGGCTGCATGCCCGGGCGGCGGCGCAGATGGTCAAGGTGGCCAACCGCTTCAAGAGCGACGTGCTCATCGAGGCGCAAGGTCAGCGGGCCAACGCCAAGTCCATCATGGGCGTGCTGATGCTGGCCGCGGCGAAGGGCGTGCAGGTGAAGCTGACCTGTAAGGGAGACGACGCGCAGGCGTGCCTGGAGGAGCTGGCGAAGCTCATCGGGGACCGTTTTGGCGAGTCGAAGTGA
- the ptsP gene encoding phosphoenolpyruvate--protein phosphotransferase has translation MSSQATPTLRLMGIGASPGVAVGHAFILDRKRIRTPKLRLAEAEVEPERMRMKTAVDLSDRQLIELKDQITRTEGSDHALILEAHRLMLQDPMLVDAVNQLIVEDRINAEWAVRRVARKIKHLFDNIPDEYFRERRSDVDYVADRIIRNLMGQVVDEEVEVPAEAIVVAHDLPPADAAMMARSGRVAGFVTDLGGHTSHTAIVARARETPAVVGAGRASEQISPGDLVAMDGTRGLVLVNPTEEQLQSFREEQRRHRDAEQLALATKDLAAVSTDDFRIRLNGNMEFLEEIPSLLAHGAEGIGLYRTEFMFLDRKTAPTEEEHYRAYRQVLEAMGGRPVTIRTLDLGGDKVPGKTKHEKEPNPAMGLRAIRYCLSNRELFRTQLRALLRASVHGNLRLMFPLICGVSELREARAELEACRTELGRAGVPVGKRFPVGIMVETPSAAMIADRLAQEADFFSVGTNDLIQYSLAIDRQNREVAYLYRPLHLSVLRMLETIVDAAKAANIPVSMCGEMAGDPLYTLVLLAMGFDELSMTSGQIPAVKGFIRRVGRAEAKELLREAMELTTAEEIERFMRTEMDRRFGVTTSS, from the coding sequence GTGAGCAGCCAGGCCACCCCCACACTGCGGTTGATGGGCATCGGCGCCTCACCTGGCGTGGCGGTGGGCCACGCGTTCATCCTCGATAGGAAGCGCATCCGCACCCCCAAGCTGCGGCTGGCGGAGGCGGAGGTCGAGCCCGAGCGCATGCGCATGAAGACGGCGGTGGACCTGTCCGACCGCCAGCTCATCGAGCTCAAGGACCAGATCACGCGCACCGAGGGCAGCGACCACGCCCTCATCCTGGAAGCGCACCGGCTGATGCTCCAGGACCCGATGCTGGTGGACGCCGTCAACCAGCTCATCGTCGAGGACCGCATCAACGCGGAGTGGGCCGTGCGGCGCGTGGCCCGCAAGATCAAGCACCTGTTCGACAACATCCCGGACGAGTACTTCCGCGAGCGGCGCTCGGACGTGGACTACGTCGCGGACCGCATCATCCGCAACCTGATGGGGCAGGTGGTCGACGAAGAGGTGGAGGTCCCCGCGGAGGCCATCGTCGTCGCACATGACCTGCCCCCGGCCGACGCCGCCATGATGGCGCGCAGCGGTCGGGTGGCGGGCTTCGTGACGGACCTGGGGGGCCACACCAGCCACACGGCCATCGTCGCGCGCGCCCGGGAGACCCCCGCGGTGGTGGGCGCGGGCCGGGCCAGCGAGCAGATATCCCCGGGAGACCTCGTCGCCATGGACGGCACGCGGGGCCTGGTCCTGGTGAACCCCACGGAGGAGCAGCTGCAGAGCTTCCGCGAGGAGCAGCGCCGGCACCGGGACGCGGAGCAGCTGGCGCTCGCGACCAAGGACCTGGCGGCGGTGAGCACGGACGACTTCCGCATCCGGCTCAACGGGAACATGGAGTTCCTGGAGGAGATTCCGTCCCTGCTCGCGCACGGCGCGGAGGGCATTGGCCTGTACCGCACCGAGTTCATGTTCCTGGACCGGAAGACGGCGCCCACGGAGGAGGAGCACTACCGCGCCTACCGCCAGGTGCTGGAGGCCATGGGCGGGCGGCCCGTCACCATCCGCACGCTGGATTTGGGCGGCGACAAGGTGCCGGGCAAGACGAAGCACGAGAAGGAGCCCAACCCGGCGATGGGCCTGAGGGCCATCCGCTACTGCCTGTCCAACCGGGAGCTGTTCCGCACGCAGCTGCGCGCGCTCCTTCGCGCCAGCGTGCACGGCAACCTGCGGCTGATGTTCCCCCTCATCTGCGGGGTGAGCGAGCTGCGCGAGGCCCGCGCGGAGCTGGAGGCGTGCCGCACGGAGCTGGGCCGCGCGGGGGTGCCCGTGGGCAAGCGCTTCCCGGTGGGCATCATGGTGGAGACGCCGAGCGCGGCGATGATCGCCGACCGGCTGGCGCAGGAGGCGGACTTCTTCTCGGTGGGGACCAACGACCTCATCCAGTACTCGCTGGCCATCGACAGACAGAACCGCGAGGTGGCCTACCTCTACCGCCCGCTGCACCTGTCCGTGCTGCGCATGCTGGAGACCATCGTCGACGCCGCCAAGGCCGCCAACATCCCCGTGTCCATGTGCGGGGAGATGGCGGGCGACCCGCTCTACACGCTGGTGCTGCTGGCCATGGGCTTCGACGAGCTGTCCATGACGTCCGGGCAGATTCCGGCGGTGAAGGGCTTCATCCGGCGCGTGGGCCGCGCGGAGGCGAAGGAGCTGCTGCGCGAGGCCATGGAGCTCACCACCGCGGAGGAAATCGAGCGCTTCATGCGCACGGAGATGGACCGCCGCTTCGGCGTCACCACCTCCTCGTAG
- a CDS encoding PTS sugar transporter subunit IIB yields MISLVRVDNRLIHGQVVEAWLPFLKVSRVVVADDEAASSPLIRAAMALAVQSAIEVQILPLSHVEFAALSKDGVRTLVLLRDVASVPFAYAHGLTLGELNLGNVHFGTGRRQVSPSVFLAEAELRTLQQLAEQGVRVEARAVPSEKPVELSDLSERWAKAG; encoded by the coding sequence GTGATCTCCCTGGTCCGCGTCGACAACCGCCTCATCCACGGTCAGGTCGTCGAGGCTTGGTTGCCCTTCCTCAAGGTCTCCCGCGTCGTGGTCGCGGATGACGAGGCGGCCTCCAGCCCGCTCATCCGTGCCGCCATGGCGCTCGCGGTGCAGAGCGCCATCGAGGTCCAGATTCTTCCGCTGTCCCACGTGGAGTTCGCGGCCCTGTCCAAGGACGGGGTGCGCACGCTGGTGCTCCTGCGGGACGTGGCGTCCGTGCCCTTCGCGTACGCGCACGGGCTGACACTGGGCGAGCTCAACCTGGGCAACGTGCACTTCGGCACGGGCCGCCGGCAGGTGTCGCCGTCGGTGTTCCTGGCGGAGGCGGAGCTGCGCACGCTCCAGCAGCTGGCGGAGCAGGGCGTGCGCGTGGAGGCGCGCGCGGTGCCGTCGGAGAAGCCGGTGGAGCTGTCGGACCTCTCGGAGCGGTGGGCAAAGGCGGGGTGA
- a CDS encoding MXAN_6521/LA_1396 family lipoprotein, translating into MTMMRWAPVLGLGLLAGCSAVKSSRIRDDYAQVDRKETKRLVVVAQPLPDEKPAVGELWSLIARQWVNQNRDFLVKDNVALPGRPTDATFKELCVEGVEGVLWLDPRISLKGDGAEAEVKAQLLRCRDSQEVWAAEAAGSWSSTDEDYAARVNKFSRELGEEVAPYVVPTTKLLAATLETLPNPELTEADKDEKIELGE; encoded by the coding sequence ATGACGATGATGCGATGGGCACCGGTGCTCGGGCTGGGACTGCTCGCGGGCTGCTCCGCGGTGAAGTCGAGCCGCATCCGCGACGACTACGCCCAGGTGGACCGCAAGGAGACGAAGCGGCTGGTGGTGGTGGCGCAGCCCCTGCCGGACGAGAAGCCCGCGGTGGGCGAGCTGTGGAGCCTCATCGCGCGCCAGTGGGTGAACCAGAACCGCGACTTCCTGGTGAAGGACAACGTCGCGCTGCCGGGCCGCCCCACGGACGCCACCTTCAAGGAGCTGTGCGTGGAGGGCGTGGAGGGCGTGCTCTGGCTGGACCCGCGCATCTCGCTCAAGGGCGACGGCGCGGAGGCGGAGGTGAAGGCGCAGCTCTTGCGGTGCCGCGACAGCCAGGAGGTCTGGGCGGCGGAGGCCGCGGGGAGCTGGAGCTCCACCGACGAGGACTACGCGGCGCGGGTGAACAAGTTCAGCCGGGAGCTGGGCGAGGAGGTGGCGCCGTATGTCGTGCCCACCACGAAGCTCTTGGCGGCCACGCTCGAGACGTTGCCCAATCCCGAACTGACCGAAGCGGACAAGGACGAGAAAATCGAGCTGGGTGAGTAG
- a CDS encoding ABC transporter substrate-binding protein yields the protein MNARFRTLSLLVAFTLSVPALAAAPKQKDDPIAKPVKTVVSSVRYERDAAALKLFGGEEQGKFLLGDSWAKGTDEQRKEFVTLFHGLFAKIAFPRVRENFKSLEDIVYSPAEVNGNEATVDSVVFIKHPLKTQEMKLKYRLVKEGTAWKVVDVTVLGSSMLQDIRDTQVQPLLQQGGWDLLLGRMRQELAKK from the coding sequence ATGAACGCCCGCTTCCGTACCCTCTCCCTCCTGGTCGCCTTCACGCTGTCCGTGCCCGCGCTCGCCGCGGCGCCGAAGCAGAAGGACGACCCCATCGCCAAGCCGGTGAAGACGGTGGTCTCCTCCGTGCGCTACGAGCGCGACGCGGCGGCGCTCAAGCTCTTCGGCGGCGAGGAGCAGGGGAAGTTCCTCCTCGGTGATTCCTGGGCGAAGGGCACCGACGAGCAGCGCAAGGAGTTCGTCACCCTCTTCCACGGCCTGTTCGCCAAGATCGCCTTCCCGCGCGTGCGGGAGAACTTCAAGTCGCTGGAGGACATCGTCTACTCGCCCGCCGAGGTGAACGGGAACGAGGCCACGGTGGACTCGGTCGTCTTCATCAAGCACCCGCTGAAGACCCAGGAGATGAAGCTGAAGTACCGGCTGGTGAAGGAAGGCACCGCGTGGAAGGTGGTGGACGTGACGGTGCTGGGCTCGTCCATGCTCCAGGACATCCGCGACACGCAGGTGCAGCCGCTGCTCCAGCAGGGTGGCTGGGACCTGCTCCTGGGCCGCATGCGCCAGGAGCTGGCGAAGAAGTAG
- a CDS encoding MgtC/SapB family protein, giving the protein MDESVIAVRLGLAALLGAVLGLERELRGHAAGLRTHILVSLGACLFTLSSVFIEWTLGSGAPEGSRADVSRIASQVVVGIGFLGAGAIIRDQGSIRGLTTAANLWLTASVGLSIGMGFYVAALTTVAIALLALAGLRPVERLIRQRRIRKGLKVEAAPPDGPD; this is encoded by the coding sequence GTGGACGAGAGCGTCATCGCGGTGCGGCTGGGTCTCGCGGCGCTCCTGGGCGCCGTGCTGGGCCTGGAGCGCGAGCTGCGGGGCCACGCCGCCGGGCTGCGCACGCACATCCTCGTGTCCCTGGGCGCGTGCCTCTTCACGCTGTCCAGCGTCTTCATCGAGTGGACGCTGGGCAGCGGTGCCCCGGAGGGCTCTCGCGCGGACGTCAGCCGCATCGCCAGCCAGGTGGTGGTGGGCATCGGCTTCCTGGGCGCGGGCGCCATCATCCGCGACCAGGGGAGCATCCGCGGCCTGACGACGGCGGCGAACCTGTGGCTCACCGCGTCCGTGGGACTCAGCATCGGCATGGGCTTCTACGTGGCCGCGCTCACCACCGTGGCCATCGCCCTGCTCGCGCTCGCGGGCCTGCGCCCGGTGGAGCGGCTCATCCGCCAGCGCCGCATCCGCAAGGGCTTGAAGGTGGAGGCAGCGCCTCCCGACGGCCCGGACTGA
- a CDS encoding PTS sugar transporter subunit IIC — protein MSVVWTQVALAGVWGGLVAVERKAFLQAMMSRPLVAATVMGLLLDDVTSGLSVGLLLELFFLGTANLGASLPENDTLAATATSAAACTITQASGAPSTPAIWSLAVLLFIGMGRVGRRGDRLLEGYSARLARVALASAEAGNLTRAMRQNLWGMWPHFTLYGVLTALCALAGYFVEPVLQALPVALTRGLAWAFPAMASVAAAIAAQGSHARKAPLYAALGAAAVTVAIVLYLLQERGT, from the coding sequence GTGAGCGTCGTCTGGACCCAGGTGGCGCTCGCGGGGGTGTGGGGCGGCCTGGTGGCCGTGGAGCGCAAGGCGTTCCTTCAGGCCATGATGTCCCGGCCGCTCGTGGCCGCCACCGTCATGGGACTCCTGCTCGATGACGTGACGTCCGGGCTGAGCGTGGGCCTCCTGCTGGAGCTCTTCTTCCTGGGCACCGCCAACCTGGGCGCGTCGCTGCCGGAGAACGACACGCTGGCGGCCACCGCCACCAGCGCGGCGGCGTGCACCATCACCCAGGCCTCGGGCGCGCCGTCCACGCCGGCCATCTGGTCGCTGGCGGTGCTGCTCTTCATCGGCATGGGACGGGTGGGGCGGCGCGGGGACCGGCTGCTGGAAGGGTACTCGGCGCGGCTCGCGCGGGTGGCGCTGGCCTCCGCGGAGGCGGGCAACCTCACGCGCGCCATGCGGCAGAACCTGTGGGGCATGTGGCCGCACTTCACGCTGTACGGCGTGCTGACGGCGCTGTGCGCGCTCGCGGGCTATTTCGTGGAGCCGGTGCTCCAGGCCCTGCCCGTGGCGCTGACGCGGGGGCTGGCGTGGGCCTTCCCCGCCATGGCGTCCGTGGCGGCGGCCATCGCCGCGCAGGGCAGCCACGCGCGCAAGGCCCCGCTCTACGCGGCGCTGGGCGCGGCGGCGGTGACGGTGGCCATCGTGCTGTACCTGCTCCAGGAGCGAGGCACGTGA
- a CDS encoding site-specific recombinase: MNAPSSPPSPSRSHHGPSEREVDAFCVQYAPRAPGHPAVRDVYRLLRDVPEDGLESRLAWVERWVAWLREDIPAHGLVDASEPEAPVADTRLALMVRVLEGEPAMRAAVTHLVSAVCEGSRGLKLFAQVGLPAGQGFLAEASDRLARKVLPAAPEPGKLSELLLRVFPVPEDAVWLALLSPALTAKLAALVGEPRPPDPMPGARVRADMMDALMLLAVQTSALGTLEDMRDRSPETSFRASPFLRLRRVCDAVLARDAAPDTLRELTTTVDDCRQVVSSVSRHLESAGVSVDLVYRLERIRRGLERMEAIARVLGAPRGEPRWREALGLLSDLLRRAHEDRSVGDLVRRNARMLARKIIERAGHSGEHYITTTRAEFHDMVHSAAGGGLVTALAVAGKFLLTALALAPFFSWLTVGLNYAVAFVLIQALGFTLATKQPSVTAATLAGAVSDGARGERLSSLVDIIPRITRSQLAAFAGNLGCVLPAAVALALAWQAVVGTPFLSPAKAHATVASLHPWKSGSLPFAALTGVLLWMSSVAGGWLENFVVYRRLPEALAHHRVLRRMLGVTGARRLADGLLHAVSGLGANVTLGFLLALMVVLGSFFGLPLDIRHVTFALGQLAIAGSALGPEAVLQPDFLAALAGVAAIGTLNFAVSFSLALGVAVRARDIPIAETLPFLRAVALRFRMDPRSFILPPKPPAEVAAPVPLDARS; the protein is encoded by the coding sequence ATGAACGCCCCCTCCTCTCCCCCCTCGCCAAGCCGCAGCCATCACGGCCCGTCCGAACGGGAGGTGGATGCGTTCTGCGTGCAGTACGCGCCGCGCGCCCCGGGCCACCCCGCGGTGCGGGACGTGTACCGGCTCCTTCGCGACGTGCCGGAGGACGGGCTGGAGTCCCGGCTCGCGTGGGTGGAGCGGTGGGTGGCGTGGCTGCGCGAGGACATCCCCGCCCATGGCCTGGTGGACGCCTCGGAGCCCGAGGCCCCCGTGGCCGACACGCGCCTGGCCCTGATGGTGCGCGTCCTGGAGGGTGAGCCGGCCATGCGCGCCGCGGTGACCCACCTGGTCTCCGCCGTGTGCGAGGGCAGCCGAGGCCTGAAGCTCTTCGCGCAGGTGGGCCTGCCCGCGGGCCAGGGGTTCCTCGCGGAGGCCAGCGACCGGCTGGCGCGCAAGGTCCTCCCCGCCGCGCCCGAGCCGGGCAAGCTGTCGGAGCTGCTCCTGCGCGTGTTCCCCGTGCCGGAGGACGCGGTGTGGCTGGCCCTGCTGTCCCCCGCGCTGACGGCGAAGCTGGCCGCGCTGGTGGGCGAGCCTCGGCCTCCGGACCCGATGCCCGGCGCCCGCGTGCGCGCGGACATGATGGACGCGCTGATGCTGCTGGCGGTGCAGACCTCCGCGCTGGGCACCCTGGAGGACATGCGGGACCGCTCCCCGGAGACGTCCTTCCGCGCGTCGCCCTTCCTGCGCCTGCGGCGCGTGTGTGACGCGGTGCTGGCGCGCGACGCGGCCCCGGACACGCTGCGCGAGCTGACGACGACGGTGGACGACTGCCGGCAGGTGGTGAGCAGCGTGTCGCGCCACCTGGAGTCCGCGGGCGTCAGCGTGGACCTGGTGTACCGGCTGGAGCGCATCCGCCGGGGCCTGGAGCGCATGGAGGCCATCGCGCGCGTGCTGGGCGCGCCGCGGGGCGAGCCGCGCTGGCGCGAGGCGCTGGGCCTCCTGTCGGACCTGCTGCGCCGGGCGCACGAGGACCGCTCCGTCGGGGACCTGGTGCGGCGCAACGCGCGGATGCTGGCGCGGAAGATCATCGAGCGCGCGGGCCACTCGGGTGAGCACTACATCACCACCACCCGCGCCGAGTTCCACGACATGGTGCACTCGGCGGCGGGCGGCGGGCTGGTGACGGCGCTCGCGGTGGCCGGCAAGTTCCTGCTCACCGCGCTCGCGCTCGCGCCGTTCTTCTCGTGGCTGACGGTGGGCCTCAACTACGCGGTGGCCTTCGTCCTCATCCAGGCCCTGGGCTTCACGCTGGCCACCAAGCAGCCCTCCGTCACCGCGGCCACGCTGGCCGGCGCGGTGAGCGATGGCGCCCGGGGCGAGCGGCTCTCCAGCCTGGTGGACATCATCCCCCGCATCACCCGCTCGCAGCTGGCGGCCTTCGCCGGCAACCTGGGCTGCGTGCTGCCCGCGGCGGTGGCCCTGGCCCTGGCGTGGCAGGCGGTGGTGGGCACGCCCTTCCTGTCGCCCGCGAAGGCCCACGCCACGGTGGCCTCGCTGCACCCGTGGAAGAGCGGCTCGCTGCCGTTCGCCGCCCTCACCGGCGTGCTGCTGTGGATGTCGAGCGTGGCGGGTGGGTGGCTGGAGAACTTCGTGGTGTACCGGCGGCTGCCGGAGGCCCTGGCCCACCACCGGGTGCTGCGGCGGATGCTGGGCGTCACCGGCGCGCGCAGGCTCGCGGACGGGCTGCTCCACGCCGTCTCGGGCCTGGGCGCCAACGTGACGCTGGGCTTCCTGCTGGCGCTGATGGTGGTGCTGGGGAGCTTCTTCGGGCTGCCCCTGGACATCCGGCACGTCACCTTCGCGCTGGGGCAGTTGGCCATCGCCGGCAGCGCCCTGGGGCCGGAGGCGGTGCTCCAGCCGGACTTCCTGGCCGCGCTGGCGGGCGTCGCGGCCATCGGGACGCTCAACTTCGCCGTGTCCTTCTCCCTGGCCCTGGGGGTGGCGGTGCGGGCCCGGGACATCCCCATCGCGGAGACCCTGCCCTTCCTGCGGGCGGTGGCCCTGCGCTTCCGCATGGACCCTCGCTCGTTCATCCTGCCCCCCAAGCCCCCGGCCGAGGTGGCGGCCCCCGTGCCCCTGGACGCCCGCTCCTGA
- a CDS encoding PTS system mannose/fructose/sorbose family transporter subunit IID codes for MSAPDASLPWSVLLRVFVRSLFLQASWNPQGMQNLGLAYAVFPALERLYAAGAAREEAVRRHLVFFNTHPYVAAAIVGGVVYHEERIARGEESPDKVVAFKAALMGPLAALGDGFFWLSLKPAAGAVGAALVPLLGLWAVPVFLVFYNLVHLLLRVRLYWLGLTLGDRLVEAVARANLPARGARLRTLAALCAGGLAAWLAVSFGANAGGARAPLLAAGCLALGVASYVLVSRRVPNYVVLYLAATLACAAGALL; via the coding sequence GTGAGCGCTCCCGACGCCTCGCTGCCCTGGAGCGTGCTCCTGCGCGTCTTCGTGCGCTCGCTCTTCCTCCAGGCGTCGTGGAATCCCCAGGGCATGCAGAACCTGGGGCTGGCCTACGCGGTGTTCCCCGCGCTGGAGCGGCTGTACGCGGCGGGCGCGGCGCGCGAGGAGGCGGTGCGCCGGCACCTGGTCTTCTTCAACACCCACCCGTACGTGGCGGCGGCCATCGTCGGCGGCGTCGTCTACCACGAGGAGCGCATCGCCCGGGGCGAGGAGTCCCCCGACAAGGTGGTGGCCTTCAAGGCGGCGCTGATGGGGCCGCTGGCCGCGCTGGGGGATGGCTTCTTCTGGCTGTCGCTCAAGCCCGCGGCGGGCGCGGTGGGGGCCGCCCTGGTGCCGCTCCTGGGCCTGTGGGCGGTGCCGGTGTTCCTGGTGTTCTACAATCTGGTGCACCTGCTGTTGCGGGTGCGGCTGTACTGGCTGGGGCTCACCCTGGGAGACCGGCTGGTGGAGGCGGTGGCCCGGGCGAACCTCCCGGCGCGGGGCGCGCGTCTGCGGACGCTGGCGGCGTTGTGCGCGGGAGGGCTCGCGGCCTGGCTGGCGGTGTCCTTCGGGGCCAACGCCGGAGGGGCCCGTGCGCCCCTGCTGGCGGCCGGGTGTCTGGCCCTGGGGGTTGCATCCTACGTGCTGGTCAGTCGTCGGGTGCCCAACTACGTGGTGCTCTACCTCGCGGCGACGCTGGCCTGCGCGGCGGGAGCCCTTCTTTAG
- a CDS encoding efflux RND transporter permease subunit: MSGAPRNPNSHSRFAYAFARLLVQRPGTVLAVLLTLLAVSTWATLRLRINSNQLDLISQDLQEVKDVKQVIDMVGGSGFLMLALRSTDEAAMKRTADDIAGMLQADKENVRTISYKLPVEFIQQNMVLFVKTEDLVEGKRRIMAFLEDKLRRSNPFYIDMGATKPVELNLQDLVDKYSSVGKKSIRDDYNISNDKKMLLILIKPMWDTTEIGKTKTYLDKLNADLAAYSTQPGKVKLVEDYQLMGDAKTIAYGYTGSYKTTVDDSFAIEESLHPVTIIALVTIFLITILFFRKLAPTFIVVSGTVIGTLYTLGFTYATVGELNMITSILGGILMGFGIDYGIHFTFRTRLELGAGKPYDQAIIDAFVNAGRPAAVAAVVTGGSFFVLMVSEFRGFSQFGFLAGCGTLILGITLFVWSAALLALFGRINPEWPKKLIGVMKPPPVNSTSGQELRIPRPGLVLGVSTAAVALICAAAVPWAGTGEPPEGKLSFFQRVTHGVGFNYNTRALIPDGMTSVLLQDEINVRFNISSDPMAIYTKDLDEAEGVYRELTQNAHKYPSIDQVVSVFTFVPPEATAKANEKVLQEWKQDMANLEARGFSISALPPEMQDKAAFFMKVLDAKPFDVHGVPENYKSQFKNLPTAHPDNHGWLTFIYSSVDLFDGQKMMQFADETRGIPVTYYPGRYDTNDFDPKVAEAKKEFRAAGATQLYAKLARIVLWDGKVTVVLTALWILAMHFLDFRNAKLALASVIPLGVGVAMMLGIMSMTGLRLNFMNIIILPILLGFGVSHGLYLLHRFLEGTSPLVALRSVGAAVASSTLTAVAGFAALLAAAHNGLRSMGMVACIGLITTLIVSFTVLAAVMQLMHDRRQRETPGGTGASGDGSGEQGSTKAA, from the coding sequence ATGAGCGGCGCACCTCGAAACCCGAACTCCCATTCTCGCTTCGCCTATGCCTTCGCGAGGCTCCTGGTCCAAAGGCCCGGCACCGTCCTGGCCGTGCTGTTGACGCTGCTGGCCGTGTCCACCTGGGCCACGCTGCGGCTGCGCATCAACTCGAACCAGCTCGACCTCATCTCGCAGGACCTGCAGGAGGTGAAGGACGTCAAGCAGGTCATCGACATGGTGGGCGGCAGCGGCTTCCTGATGCTGGCGCTGCGCTCGACGGATGAAGCGGCGATGAAGCGCACGGCGGACGACATCGCCGGGATGCTCCAGGCGGACAAGGAGAACGTCCGCACCATCAGCTACAAGCTGCCCGTCGAGTTCATCCAGCAGAACATGGTCCTCTTCGTGAAGACGGAGGACCTGGTGGAAGGCAAGCGCCGCATCATGGCCTTCCTCGAGGACAAGCTGCGCCGCAGCAACCCCTTCTACATCGACATGGGCGCCACCAAGCCCGTGGAGCTCAACCTCCAGGACCTGGTCGACAAGTACTCCTCCGTCGGCAAGAAGAGCATCCGGGACGACTACAACATCTCCAACGACAAGAAGATGTTGCTCATCCTCATCAAGCCGATGTGGGACACCACCGAAATCGGCAAGACGAAGACGTACCTGGACAAGCTCAACGCGGACCTCGCGGCGTACTCCACGCAGCCCGGCAAGGTGAAGCTGGTGGAGGACTACCAGCTCATGGGCGACGCGAAGACCATCGCCTACGGCTACACCGGCTCGTACAAGACGACGGTGGATGACTCGTTCGCCATCGAGGAGTCGCTGCACCCCGTCACCATCATCGCGCTGGTGACCATCTTCCTCATCACCATCCTGTTCTTCCGGAAGCTGGCGCCCACGTTCATCGTCGTGTCCGGCACGGTGATTGGCACCCTCTACACCCTGGGCTTCACCTACGCGACGGTGGGCGAGCTCAACATGATTACGTCCATCCTGGGCGGCATCCTGATGGGCTTCGGCATCGACTACGGCATCCACTTCACCTTCCGCACGCGGTTGGAGCTGGGCGCGGGCAAGCCGTATGACCAGGCCATCATCGACGCGTTCGTCAACGCGGGCCGTCCCGCGGCGGTGGCGGCGGTGGTGACGGGTGGCTCGTTCTTCGTGCTGATGGTCAGCGAGTTCCGCGGCTTCAGCCAGTTCGGCTTCCTGGCCGGCTGCGGCACGCTCATCCTGGGCATCACCCTGTTCGTGTGGAGCGCGGCGCTGCTGGCGCTGTTCGGCCGCATCAACCCGGAGTGGCCCAAGAAGCTCATCGGCGTGATGAAGCCGCCCCCGGTCAACTCCACCAGCGGCCAGGAACTGCGCATCCCCCGCCCCGGCCTGGTGCTGGGCGTGAGCACCGCCGCCGTCGCCCTCATCTGCGCGGCGGCCGTCCCCTGGGCCGGCACGGGCGAGCCCCCCGAGGGCAAGCTCAGCTTCTTCCAGCGCGTCACGCACGGCGTGGGCTTCAACTACAACACCCGCGCGCTCATCCCGGACGGCATGACGTCCGTGCTGCTCCAGGACGAAATCAACGTCCGCTTCAACATCTCCAGCGACCCGATGGCCATCTACACCAAGGACCTGGACGAGGCCGAGGGGGTGTACCGGGAGCTGACGCAGAACGCGCACAAATACCCGTCCATCGACCAGGTGGTGAGCGTCTTCACCTTCGTGCCGCCCGAGGCCACCGCCAAGGCCAACGAGAAGGTCCTCCAGGAGTGGAAGCAGGACATGGCGAACCTGGAGGCCCGGGGCTTCTCCATCTCCGCGCTGCCGCCGGAGATGCAGGACAAGGCCGCCTTCTTCATGAAGGTGCTGGATGCCAAGCCCTTCGACGTGCACGGCGTCCCGGAGAACTACAAGAGCCAGTTCAAGAACCTGCCCACCGCGCACCCGGACAACCACGGCTGGCTGACGTTCATCTACTCGAGCGTGGACCTCTTCGACGGCCAGAAGATGATGCAGTTCGCCGACGAGACGCGCGGCATCCCCGTCACGTACTACCCGGGCCGCTACGACACGAACGACTTCGACCCGAAGGTGGCGGAGGCGAAGAAGGAGTTCCGCGCCGCGGGCGCCACGCAGCTGTACGCGAAGCTCGCGCGCATCGTGCTCTGGGACGGCAAGGTCACCGTGGTGCTCACGGCGCTGTGGATTCTCGCCATGCACTTCCTGGACTTCCGCAACGCGAAGCTGGCGCTGGCGTCGGTGATTCCGCTGGGCGTGGGCGTGGCGATGATGCTGGGCATCATGTCCATGACGGGCCTGCGCCTGAACTTCATGAACATCATCATCCTGCCCATCCTGCTGGGCTTCGGGGTGAGCCACGGCCTGTACCTGCTGCACCGCTTCCTGGAAGGCACCTCGCCGCTCGTCGCGCTGCGCAGCGTGGGCGCCGCGGTGGCGTCCTCCACGCTGACGGCGGTGGCGGGCTTCGCGGCGCTGCTGGCCGCGGCCCACAACGGCCTGCGCTCCATGGGCATGGTGGCCTGCATCGGCCTCATCACCACGCTGATTGTGTCCTTCACGGTGCTGGCCGCGGTGATGCAGCTCATGCATGACCGCCGTCAGCGCGAGACGCCCGGTGGCACCGGGGCGTCCGGGGACGGCTCCGGCGAGCAGGGTTCGACCAAGGCGGCCTGA